The sequence below is a genomic window from Methanocalculus natronophilus.
GGGCACCGGCGAGCATCGCTTCATACCTTGTTGTTTTTTCTGTGAGGTGATCAGAATGGGGTGCAGGTATGAACTCATCAGTCCGTCCAGGCCCGCCATATTGTCCGTCTGTTGCAAGCAGTCCAAGAAACGCACCCGCGTCAAGCCATCCAAACCCATATGTCCAGGATGCAAGGGCATTCACGGGATCATCCTTCTGATAAAAGACCAGGCCGTCCTCAAGGTATGCTGCTGACATCTCAAGGATCTGATCCGCAACCACCCTGCACGGCGTTGGATCACTCACCAGGATGACAGCCTGATCGAGAGCCCTGGTATAGGAGGCGC
It includes:
- a CDS encoding DUF357 domain-containing protein produces the protein MSIALAALCASYTRALDQAVILVSDPTPCRVVADQILEMSAAYLEDGLVFYQKDDPVNALASWTYGFGWLDAGAFLGLLATDGQYGGPGRTDEFIPAPHSDHLTEKTTRYEAMLAGALQAVAPAPDRSSPLYLASCECLDIVRLRLNLARDRILGEDYAAALAHLSYGYGWLDCGVRSGIFGITGNRHLFTA